In one window of Carassius auratus strain Wakin chromosome 28, ASM336829v1, whole genome shotgun sequence DNA:
- the atp6v0a1a gene encoding V-type proton ATPase 116 kDa subunit a isoform X1, which produces MGELFRSEEMTLAQLFLQSESAYCCVSELGEIGMVQFRDLNPDVNVFQRKFVNEVRRCEEMDRKLRFVEKEIKKANIPVVDTGENPEVPFPRDMIDLEATFEKLENELKEINTNQEALKKNFLELTELKHILRRTQQFFDEMEDPALLEESSTLLDPNEVGRAAPLRLGFVAGVIGRERIPTFERMLWRVCRGNVFLRQADIEDPLEDPATGDHVHKSVFIIFFQGDQLKNRVKKICEGFRASLYPCPETPQERKEMAAGVNTRIDDLQMVLNQTEDHRQRVLQAAAKTVRVWFIKVRKMKAIYHTLNLCNIDVTQKCLIAEIWCPVSDLDSIQFALRRGTERSGSTVPSILNRMQTKQTPPTYNKTNKFTSGFQNIVDAYGISNYREINPAPYTIITFPFLFAVMFGDLGHGILMTCAALYLVLRESRLIAQKNDNEMFSMVFAGRYIILLMGIFSVYTGIIYNDCFSKSLNVFGSGWSVRPMFGEKGGNWTSATLKDNHVLQLDPAVPKVFNGPYPIGIDPIWNIATNKLNFLNSFKMKMSIILGVIHMTFGVTLSLFNHLYFKKPLNIYLGFIPEIIFMVSLFGYLVLLIFYKWLAYDANSSKEAPSLLITFINMCLFSYNDPTNKPFYTGQVAIQCLLVIIALACVPCMLIVKTLVMRRQYLWRRNLGTQNFGGIRVGNGPTEDEAEIIQHDQLSQNLEDESPEQSEEEVFNFADVAVHQAIHTIEYCLGCISNTASYLRLWALSLAHAQLSEVLWSMVMHMGLASRNFGGFFALSIIFAFFATLTVFILLVMEGLSAFLHALRLHWVEFQNKFYTGQGFKFMPFTFDSILEGKFED; this is translated from the exons ATGGGGGAGCTGTTTCGCAGTGAGGAGATGACTCTGGCCCAGCTCTTTCTCCAGTCTGAGTCTGCCTACTGCTGTGTCAGTGAGCTGGGGGAGATCGGCATGGTGCAGTTCAGAGAT TTGAACCCCGATGTGAACGTTTTCCAGAGGAAGTTTGTGAATGAAGTCCGTCGGTGTGAGGAGATGGACCGCAAACTAA gATTTGTTGAGAAGGAAATCAAAAAGGCTAACATACCTGTTGTAGACACAGGGGAGAACCCAGAGGTCCCTTTTCCACGAGACATGATTGATTTGGAG GCCACCTTTGAAAAGCTGGAGAATGAGCTGAAGGAGATCAACACCAACCAGGAAGCCCTGAAGAAGAACTTCCTGGAGCTAACTGAGCTTAAGCACATCCTCAGACGAACACAGCAGTTCTTTGATGAG ATGGAAGACCCTGCACTTTTGGAAGAGTCATCAACTCTACTGGACCCGAATGAGGTTGGACGTGCCGCTCCTCTTAGGCTTGG GTTTGTTGCAGGGGTGATTGGCAGAGAAAGGATTCCCACCTTCGAGAGGATGCTGTGGAGAGTTTGTCGTGGAAATGTCTTCCTGCGACAGGCAGACATCGAAGACCCACTTGAAGACCCTGCCACA ggAGACCATGTGCACAAGTCTGTGTTCATCATTTTCTTCCAGGGAGACCAGCTGAAAAACAGAGTCAAGAAGATTTGTGAAGG CTTTCGGGCATCACTGTACCCCTGTCCCGAGACCCCTCAAGAGAGGAAGGAAATGGCAGCTGGAGTCAACACTCGAATTGATGATCTCCAGATG GTGCTGAATCAGACGGAGGATCACAGGCAGCGTGTTTTGCAGGCGGCTGCTAAGACTGTCCGAGTATGGTTCATCAAGGTCCGGAAGATGAAAGCCATTTATCACACTCTGAACCTCTGCAACATCGATGTCACTCAGAAGTGTCTGATCGCTGAGATATGGTGCCCTGTGTCCGATCTAGACTCCATTCAGTTTGCCCTGCGTCGGGGCACG GAGAGAAGTGGATCCACTGTTCCCTCCATCTTAAACCGAATGCAGACCAAACAGACCCCACCCACCTACAACAAAACCAATAAGTTCACCTCGGGCTTTCAGAACATCGTTGATGCCTATGGCATCAGCAACTACCGGGAAATCAACCCAG CTCCATACACCATCATCACCTTCCCCTTCCTGTTTGCGGTCATGTTTGGCGATCTAGGTCATGGTATACTCATGACCTGTGCTGCACTTTATTTGGTACTGCGAGAGAGCCGATTAATTGCCCAGAAAAACGATAATGAG atgTTTAGCATGGTTTTTGCGGGCCGTTACATTATTCTCCTGATGGGAATATTTTCAGTGTATACTGGGATTATCTACAACGACTGTTTCTCCAAATCTCTCAATGTCTTTGGCTCGGGCTGGAGTGTCAGACCCATGTTTGGAGAGAAAGGAGGCAACTGGAC GTCTGCGACACTGAAGGACAACCATGTATTACAGCTGGACCCTGCTGTGCCAAAAGTGTTTAATGGACCCTATCCAATTGGCATTGACCCA ATCTGGAACATTGCCACTAATAAGCTGAACTTTCTGAACTCCTTCAAGATGAAGATGTCGATCATTCTAGGAGTCATCCACATGACGTTTGGAGTTACTCTCAGTCTTTTCAATCACCT GTACTTCAAAAAACCTCTGAACATCTACCTGGGTTTTATTCCGGAGATCATCTTCATGGTCAGCCTTTTTGGCTACCTGGTGCTGCTCATTTTTTACAAGTGGTTGGCATATGATGCCAATAGCTCAAAAGAAGCCCCCAGTCTTCTGATAACCTTCATCAACATGTGCCTCTTCAGTTACAATGATCCCACCAACAAGCCATTTTACACGGGACAG GTTGCAATTCAGTGTCTGCTAGTTATTATAGCTCTTGCCTGTGTACCGTGTATGCTTATAGTAAAGACCCTAGTAATGCGCAGGCAATACCTCTGGAGAAGAAATCTG GGAACACAAAACTTTGGGGGAATCCGTGTGGGCAACGGCCCCACAGAGGATGAAGCAGAGATCATCCAACATGACCAGCTCTCCCAAAACTTAGAAGATGAATCACCTGAG CAGTCAGAGGAGGAAGTG tttAATTTTGCAGATGTTGCAGTGCATCAAGCCATTCACACCATAGAATACTGCTTAGGCTGCATCTCAAATACTGCCTCTTATCTACGGCTTTGGGCGCTGAGTCTGGCCCATGCGC AGCTCTCTGAGGTCTTGTGGTCAATGGTGATGCACATGGGTCTGGCTTCTAGGAATTTTGGTGGATTCTTTGCGCTGTCAATCATCTTTGCCTTCTTTGCTACACTGACTGTGTTTATTCTGTTGGTCATGGAAGGGCTGTCTGCCTTCCTTCATGCTCTCCGATTGCATTG GGTGGAGTTCCAGAATAAGTTCTACACTGGACAGGGCTTCAAGTTCATGCCTTTTACATTTGACAGCATTCTGGAGGGCAAGTTTGAAGACTAA
- the atp6v0a1a gene encoding V-type proton ATPase 116 kDa subunit a isoform X2 translates to MGELFRSEEMTLAQLFLQSESAYCCVSELGEIGMVQFRDLNPDVNVFQRKFVNEVRRCEEMDRKLRFVEKEIKKANIPVVDTGENPEVPFPRDMIDLEATFEKLENELKEINTNQEALKKNFLELTELKHILRRTQQFFDEMEDPALLEESSTLLDPNEVGRAAPLRLGFVAGVIGRERIPTFERMLWRVCRGNVFLRQADIEDPLEDPATGDHVHKSVFIIFFQGDQLKNRVKKICEGFRASLYPCPETPQERKEMAAGVNTRIDDLQMVLNQTEDHRQRVLQAAAKTVRVWFIKVRKMKAIYHTLNLCNIDVTQKCLIAEIWCPVSDLDSIQFALRRGTERSGSTVPSILNRMQTKQTPPTYNKTNKFTSGFQNIVDAYGISNYREINPAPYTIITFPFLFAVMFGDLGHGILMTCAALYLVLRESRLIAQKNDNEMFSMVFAGRYIILLMGIFSVYTGIIYNDCFSKSLNVFGSGWSVRPMFGEKGGNWTSATLKDNHVLQLDPAVPKVFNGPYPIGIDPIWNIATNKLNFLNSFKMKMSIILGVIHMTFGVTLSLFNHLYFKKPLNIYLGFIPEIIFMVSLFGYLVLLIFYKWLAYDANSSKEAPSLLITFINMCLFSYNDPTNKPFYTGQVAIQCLLVIIALACVPCMLIVKTLVMRRQYLWRRNLGTQNFGGIRVGNGPTEDEAEIIQHDQLSQNLEDESPESEEEVFNFADVAVHQAIHTIEYCLGCISNTASYLRLWALSLAHAQLSEVLWSMVMHMGLASRNFGGFFALSIIFAFFATLTVFILLVMEGLSAFLHALRLHWVEFQNKFYTGQGFKFMPFTFDSILEGKFED, encoded by the exons ATGGGGGAGCTGTTTCGCAGTGAGGAGATGACTCTGGCCCAGCTCTTTCTCCAGTCTGAGTCTGCCTACTGCTGTGTCAGTGAGCTGGGGGAGATCGGCATGGTGCAGTTCAGAGAT TTGAACCCCGATGTGAACGTTTTCCAGAGGAAGTTTGTGAATGAAGTCCGTCGGTGTGAGGAGATGGACCGCAAACTAA gATTTGTTGAGAAGGAAATCAAAAAGGCTAACATACCTGTTGTAGACACAGGGGAGAACCCAGAGGTCCCTTTTCCACGAGACATGATTGATTTGGAG GCCACCTTTGAAAAGCTGGAGAATGAGCTGAAGGAGATCAACACCAACCAGGAAGCCCTGAAGAAGAACTTCCTGGAGCTAACTGAGCTTAAGCACATCCTCAGACGAACACAGCAGTTCTTTGATGAG ATGGAAGACCCTGCACTTTTGGAAGAGTCATCAACTCTACTGGACCCGAATGAGGTTGGACGTGCCGCTCCTCTTAGGCTTGG GTTTGTTGCAGGGGTGATTGGCAGAGAAAGGATTCCCACCTTCGAGAGGATGCTGTGGAGAGTTTGTCGTGGAAATGTCTTCCTGCGACAGGCAGACATCGAAGACCCACTTGAAGACCCTGCCACA ggAGACCATGTGCACAAGTCTGTGTTCATCATTTTCTTCCAGGGAGACCAGCTGAAAAACAGAGTCAAGAAGATTTGTGAAGG CTTTCGGGCATCACTGTACCCCTGTCCCGAGACCCCTCAAGAGAGGAAGGAAATGGCAGCTGGAGTCAACACTCGAATTGATGATCTCCAGATG GTGCTGAATCAGACGGAGGATCACAGGCAGCGTGTTTTGCAGGCGGCTGCTAAGACTGTCCGAGTATGGTTCATCAAGGTCCGGAAGATGAAAGCCATTTATCACACTCTGAACCTCTGCAACATCGATGTCACTCAGAAGTGTCTGATCGCTGAGATATGGTGCCCTGTGTCCGATCTAGACTCCATTCAGTTTGCCCTGCGTCGGGGCACG GAGAGAAGTGGATCCACTGTTCCCTCCATCTTAAACCGAATGCAGACCAAACAGACCCCACCCACCTACAACAAAACCAATAAGTTCACCTCGGGCTTTCAGAACATCGTTGATGCCTATGGCATCAGCAACTACCGGGAAATCAACCCAG CTCCATACACCATCATCACCTTCCCCTTCCTGTTTGCGGTCATGTTTGGCGATCTAGGTCATGGTATACTCATGACCTGTGCTGCACTTTATTTGGTACTGCGAGAGAGCCGATTAATTGCCCAGAAAAACGATAATGAG atgTTTAGCATGGTTTTTGCGGGCCGTTACATTATTCTCCTGATGGGAATATTTTCAGTGTATACTGGGATTATCTACAACGACTGTTTCTCCAAATCTCTCAATGTCTTTGGCTCGGGCTGGAGTGTCAGACCCATGTTTGGAGAGAAAGGAGGCAACTGGAC GTCTGCGACACTGAAGGACAACCATGTATTACAGCTGGACCCTGCTGTGCCAAAAGTGTTTAATGGACCCTATCCAATTGGCATTGACCCA ATCTGGAACATTGCCACTAATAAGCTGAACTTTCTGAACTCCTTCAAGATGAAGATGTCGATCATTCTAGGAGTCATCCACATGACGTTTGGAGTTACTCTCAGTCTTTTCAATCACCT GTACTTCAAAAAACCTCTGAACATCTACCTGGGTTTTATTCCGGAGATCATCTTCATGGTCAGCCTTTTTGGCTACCTGGTGCTGCTCATTTTTTACAAGTGGTTGGCATATGATGCCAATAGCTCAAAAGAAGCCCCCAGTCTTCTGATAACCTTCATCAACATGTGCCTCTTCAGTTACAATGATCCCACCAACAAGCCATTTTACACGGGACAG GTTGCAATTCAGTGTCTGCTAGTTATTATAGCTCTTGCCTGTGTACCGTGTATGCTTATAGTAAAGACCCTAGTAATGCGCAGGCAATACCTCTGGAGAAGAAATCTG GGAACACAAAACTTTGGGGGAATCCGTGTGGGCAACGGCCCCACAGAGGATGAAGCAGAGATCATCCAACATGACCAGCTCTCCCAAAACTTAGAAGATGAATCACCTGAG TCAGAGGAGGAAGTG tttAATTTTGCAGATGTTGCAGTGCATCAAGCCATTCACACCATAGAATACTGCTTAGGCTGCATCTCAAATACTGCCTCTTATCTACGGCTTTGGGCGCTGAGTCTGGCCCATGCGC AGCTCTCTGAGGTCTTGTGGTCAATGGTGATGCACATGGGTCTGGCTTCTAGGAATTTTGGTGGATTCTTTGCGCTGTCAATCATCTTTGCCTTCTTTGCTACACTGACTGTGTTTATTCTGTTGGTCATGGAAGGGCTGTCTGCCTTCCTTCATGCTCTCCGATTGCATTG GGTGGAGTTCCAGAATAAGTTCTACACTGGACAGGGCTTCAAGTTCATGCCTTTTACATTTGACAGCATTCTGGAGGGCAAGTTTGAAGACTAA
- the stk17al gene encoding serine/threonine kinase 17a like: MMNRNGMVTKIRTRIRTDPFKNSYDLVGKELGRGKFAVVKKCVEKATGKEHAAKFLRKRRKGQDCRSDILNEIAVLESAEANPYVVALHEVYETTSEIILVLECAAGGEIFNQCVADNDEAFTEKDVIRLARQILMGVACLHQNNVVHLDLKPQNILLTSAQPLGDIRIVDFGLSRRVDNVSEVREILGTPEYVAPEVLDYEPISTATDMWSIGVLIYVMLTGESPFLGEEKQETFLNVSQVNVDYSQDVFQGISDLAVDFIQSLLIKNPRKRATVEQCLNHPWLSLDSLHHAVEAPLDEQENSQSESEPESPVPSPELVVLPLYPTCPGQGELKTGRDTFSFTEPFPPRPEIQQELMC; encoded by the exons GGGCAAGTTTGCAGTAGTGAAGAAGTGTGTGGAGAAGGCTACTGGCAAGGAGCACGCTGCGAAGTTCCTGCGGAAAAGGCGGAAGGGTCAGGACTGCCGCAGCGACATTCTGAACGAGATCGCGGTGTTGGAGTCAGCCGAGGCGAATCCCTATGTGGTGGCGCTGCACGAGGTCTACGAGACCACCTCAGAGATCATCCTCGTATTAGAGTG tgctgcCGGGGGTGAAATTTTCAACCAGTGTGTTGCCGATAATGACGAGGCCTTCACAGAGAAAGACGTCATTCGATTGGCCAGGCAGATTCTGATGGGCGTGGCCTGTCTCCATCAAAACAACGTAGTTCATTTGGACCTTAAG CCTCAGAACATCCTGTTGACGAGTGCTCAGCCGCTGGGTGACATCCGTATCGTCGACTTCGGCTTGTCTCGGCGGGTGGACAATGTGTCAGAGGTACGGGAGATCCTGGGCACTCCTGAGTATGTGG ctCCTGAGGTCCTGGACTATGAGCCCATCAGCACAGCTACTGACATGTG GAGCATTGGGGTACTGATTTACGTGATGCTCACAGGCGAGTCGCCTTTTCTGGGAGAAGAAAAGCAGGAGACCTTTCTGAATGTGTCCCAGGTCAACGTGGACTACTCTCAGGACGTCTTTCAGGGCATCTCTGACCTCGCTGTGGATTTCATCCAGTCACTGCTCATCAAAAACCCTAG AAAACGAGCAACAGTGGAGCAGTGTTTAAATCATCCCTGGTTAAGCCTCGACTCTCTTCACCACGCTGTGGAAGCTCCTCTAGATGAGCAggaaaacagccaatcagaatccgaGCCTGAAAGTCCCGTCCCTTCCCCAGAACTTGTCGTCCTCCCTTTATATCCCACCTGCCCAGGCCAGGGGGAGCTGAAGACAGGACGGGACACTTTCAGTTTCACAGAACCGTTCCCACCTCGTCCCGAAATACAACAAGAGCTCATGTGTTGA
- the atp6v0a1a gene encoding V-type proton ATPase 116 kDa subunit a isoform X3 encodes MGELFRSEEMTLAQLFLQSESAYCCVSELGEIGMVQFRDLNPDVNVFQRKFVNEVRRCEEMDRKLRFVEKEIKKANIPVVDTGENPEVPFPRDMIDLEATFEKLENELKEINTNQEALKKNFLELTELKHILRRTQQFFDEMEDPALLEESSTLLDPNEVGRAAPLRLGFVAGVIGRERIPTFERMLWRVCRGNVFLRQADIEDPLEDPATGDHVHKSVFIIFFQGDQLKNRVKKICEGFRASLYPCPETPQERKEMAAGVNTRIDDLQMVLNQTEDHRQRVLQAAAKTVRVWFIKVRKMKAIYHTLNLCNIDVTQKCLIAEIWCPVSDLDSIQFALRRGTERSGSTVPSILNRMQTKQTPPTYNKTNKFTSGFQNIVDAYGISNYREINPAPYTIITFPFLFAVMFGDLGHGILMTCAALYLVLRESRLIAQKNDNEMFSMVFAGRYIILLMGIFSVYTGIIYNDCFSKSLNVFGSGWSVRPMFGEKGGNWTSATLKDNHVLQLDPAVPKVFNGPYPIGIDPIWNIATNKLNFLNSFKMKMSIILGVIHMTFGVTLSLFNHLYFKKPLNIYLGFIPEIIFMVSLFGYLVLLIFYKWLAYDANSSKEAPSLLITFINMCLFSYNDPTNKPFYTGQVAIQCLLVIIALACVPCMLIVKTLVMRRQYLWRRNLGTQNFGGIRVGNGPTEDEAEIIQHDQLSQNLEDESPEFNFADVAVHQAIHTIEYCLGCISNTASYLRLWALSLAHAQLSEVLWSMVMHMGLASRNFGGFFALSIIFAFFATLTVFILLVMEGLSAFLHALRLHWVEFQNKFYTGQGFKFMPFTFDSILEGKFED; translated from the exons ATGGGGGAGCTGTTTCGCAGTGAGGAGATGACTCTGGCCCAGCTCTTTCTCCAGTCTGAGTCTGCCTACTGCTGTGTCAGTGAGCTGGGGGAGATCGGCATGGTGCAGTTCAGAGAT TTGAACCCCGATGTGAACGTTTTCCAGAGGAAGTTTGTGAATGAAGTCCGTCGGTGTGAGGAGATGGACCGCAAACTAA gATTTGTTGAGAAGGAAATCAAAAAGGCTAACATACCTGTTGTAGACACAGGGGAGAACCCAGAGGTCCCTTTTCCACGAGACATGATTGATTTGGAG GCCACCTTTGAAAAGCTGGAGAATGAGCTGAAGGAGATCAACACCAACCAGGAAGCCCTGAAGAAGAACTTCCTGGAGCTAACTGAGCTTAAGCACATCCTCAGACGAACACAGCAGTTCTTTGATGAG ATGGAAGACCCTGCACTTTTGGAAGAGTCATCAACTCTACTGGACCCGAATGAGGTTGGACGTGCCGCTCCTCTTAGGCTTGG GTTTGTTGCAGGGGTGATTGGCAGAGAAAGGATTCCCACCTTCGAGAGGATGCTGTGGAGAGTTTGTCGTGGAAATGTCTTCCTGCGACAGGCAGACATCGAAGACCCACTTGAAGACCCTGCCACA ggAGACCATGTGCACAAGTCTGTGTTCATCATTTTCTTCCAGGGAGACCAGCTGAAAAACAGAGTCAAGAAGATTTGTGAAGG CTTTCGGGCATCACTGTACCCCTGTCCCGAGACCCCTCAAGAGAGGAAGGAAATGGCAGCTGGAGTCAACACTCGAATTGATGATCTCCAGATG GTGCTGAATCAGACGGAGGATCACAGGCAGCGTGTTTTGCAGGCGGCTGCTAAGACTGTCCGAGTATGGTTCATCAAGGTCCGGAAGATGAAAGCCATTTATCACACTCTGAACCTCTGCAACATCGATGTCACTCAGAAGTGTCTGATCGCTGAGATATGGTGCCCTGTGTCCGATCTAGACTCCATTCAGTTTGCCCTGCGTCGGGGCACG GAGAGAAGTGGATCCACTGTTCCCTCCATCTTAAACCGAATGCAGACCAAACAGACCCCACCCACCTACAACAAAACCAATAAGTTCACCTCGGGCTTTCAGAACATCGTTGATGCCTATGGCATCAGCAACTACCGGGAAATCAACCCAG CTCCATACACCATCATCACCTTCCCCTTCCTGTTTGCGGTCATGTTTGGCGATCTAGGTCATGGTATACTCATGACCTGTGCTGCACTTTATTTGGTACTGCGAGAGAGCCGATTAATTGCCCAGAAAAACGATAATGAG atgTTTAGCATGGTTTTTGCGGGCCGTTACATTATTCTCCTGATGGGAATATTTTCAGTGTATACTGGGATTATCTACAACGACTGTTTCTCCAAATCTCTCAATGTCTTTGGCTCGGGCTGGAGTGTCAGACCCATGTTTGGAGAGAAAGGAGGCAACTGGAC GTCTGCGACACTGAAGGACAACCATGTATTACAGCTGGACCCTGCTGTGCCAAAAGTGTTTAATGGACCCTATCCAATTGGCATTGACCCA ATCTGGAACATTGCCACTAATAAGCTGAACTTTCTGAACTCCTTCAAGATGAAGATGTCGATCATTCTAGGAGTCATCCACATGACGTTTGGAGTTACTCTCAGTCTTTTCAATCACCT GTACTTCAAAAAACCTCTGAACATCTACCTGGGTTTTATTCCGGAGATCATCTTCATGGTCAGCCTTTTTGGCTACCTGGTGCTGCTCATTTTTTACAAGTGGTTGGCATATGATGCCAATAGCTCAAAAGAAGCCCCCAGTCTTCTGATAACCTTCATCAACATGTGCCTCTTCAGTTACAATGATCCCACCAACAAGCCATTTTACACGGGACAG GTTGCAATTCAGTGTCTGCTAGTTATTATAGCTCTTGCCTGTGTACCGTGTATGCTTATAGTAAAGACCCTAGTAATGCGCAGGCAATACCTCTGGAGAAGAAATCTG GGAACACAAAACTTTGGGGGAATCCGTGTGGGCAACGGCCCCACAGAGGATGAAGCAGAGATCATCCAACATGACCAGCTCTCCCAAAACTTAGAAGATGAATCACCTGAG tttAATTTTGCAGATGTTGCAGTGCATCAAGCCATTCACACCATAGAATACTGCTTAGGCTGCATCTCAAATACTGCCTCTTATCTACGGCTTTGGGCGCTGAGTCTGGCCCATGCGC AGCTCTCTGAGGTCTTGTGGTCAATGGTGATGCACATGGGTCTGGCTTCTAGGAATTTTGGTGGATTCTTTGCGCTGTCAATCATCTTTGCCTTCTTTGCTACACTGACTGTGTTTATTCTGTTGGTCATGGAAGGGCTGTCTGCCTTCCTTCATGCTCTCCGATTGCATTG GGTGGAGTTCCAGAATAAGTTCTACACTGGACAGGGCTTCAAGTTCATGCCTTTTACATTTGACAGCATTCTGGAGGGCAAGTTTGAAGACTAA